The Daucus carota subsp. sativus chromosome 7, DH1 v3.0, whole genome shotgun sequence genome window below encodes:
- the LOC108193732 gene encoding allene oxide cyclase, chloroplastic: protein MAAATAFSSPSGAVSGAISTKNVKQLSSTSTRLSVFKKSNSASAGNLSLNLKASAKPSFHCKSLASSQNFSVSDAGKVQELSVYEINERDRGSPAYLRLSQKSVNSLGDLVPFSNKIYTGDLQKRIGITAGLCILIQHVEEKKGDRYEAVYSFYFGDYGHMTVQGQYLTYEDTYLAVTGGSGIFEGVSGQVKLQQLIFPFKLFYTFYLKGIPALPEELLGAAVPPTPAVEPAAAAKACEAGATIANYTQ from the exons ATGGCTGCTGCTACTGCCTTCAGCTCCCCCTCTGGTGCTGTTTCTGGAGCTATCTCCACCAAAAATGTTAAGCAATTGTCGTCCACTTCGACCAGGCTTTCGGTTTTCAAGAAGTCAAATTCGGCGAGTGCCGGGAATCTGAGCCTGAATCTTAAGGCCTCTGCGAAGCCGTCTTTCCATTGCAAGAGCCTGGCCAGTTCTCAGAATTTTTCTGTTTCCG ATGCGGGGAAAGTGCAGGAGCTGAGCGTGTATGAGATCAACGAACGTGACCGTGGTAGCCCTGCTTACCTTCGTTTGAGCCAGAAATCTGTGAACTCTTTAGGCGATCTCGTCCCTTTCTCCAACAAA ATCTACACAGGGGACTTGCAGAAGCGTATCGGAATAACAGCAGGGCTGTGCATATTGATCCAGCATGTAGAGGAGAAGAAAGGTGACCGATACGAGGCTGTTTACAGCTTCTACTTTGGAGACTACGGTCACATGACAGTGCAGGGGCAGTACCTGACATACGAGGACACCTATTTGGCAGTCACCGGTGGCTCAGGCATATTCGAAGGTGTCTCAGGGCAGGTAAAATTGCAGCAACTGATCTTCCCCTTCAAGCTGTTCTACACATTTTACCTGAAGGGCATTCCTGCCTTGCCCGAGGAGTTGCTTGGAGCAGCAGTCCCTCCGACACCCGCTGTGGAGCCTGCTGCTGCTGCCAAGGCTTGCGAGGCGGGTGCCACCATTGCTAATTATACTCAATAA
- the LOC108196213 gene encoding large ribosomal subunit protein uL6m has protein sequence MEAQFFRFLKIVGVGFKARAESGGRLLFLKLGYSHEVELTVPPAVRVFCFKQNVVCCTGIDKQRVHQFAAAVRNCKPPEVYKGKGIMYLDEVVKKKAGKKSK, from the coding sequence ATGGAAGCTCAGTTCTTTCGCTTTCTGAAGATTGTGGGTGTTGGTTTTAAAGCGAGAGCTGAATCAGGAGGGCGTctcttgtttttaaaattaggaTACAGCCATGAAGTTGAACTGACGGTACCTCCAGCTGTCCGAGTATTTTGCTTTAAACAAAATGTAGTTTGCTGCACTGGGATTGACAAGCAAAGGGTGCACCAGTTTGCTGCAGCTGTTCGTAATTGTAAGCCGCCTGAAGTTTATAAGGGTAAAGGTATTATGTATTTAGATGAAGTTGTCAAAAAGAAGGCAGGGAAGAAGTCAAAATGA